One Rhizoctonia solani chromosome 1, complete sequence DNA window includes the following coding sequences:
- a CDS encoding glycosyltransferase family 71 protein, producing the protein MTLLVFTGWARSSFAPDWKLQEHWNSWKGDLPFSGTQILFDEPLYRNGPRAVFWPDFNKDHPRNAIWRVLGVVCDYNRWELESGQILIDKRGNGGLNLAALHVAVHMAHEQSFYYMLSGGDKDTFRYAFWALGLDYTPAPSVAVIPRGGVGMLQYGISEPPKPQFAH; encoded by the exons ATGACTTTGCTGGTATTCACTGGTTGGGCGCGGTCGTCATTTGCGCCAGACTGGAAGCTGCAAGAGCATTGGAATTCATGGAAGGGAGATCTACCTTTTAGTGGA ACCCAGATCCTATTTGATGAGCCTCTGTACCGCAATGGCCCACGTGCAGTCTTTTGGCCAGACTTTAACAAGGATCATC CTCGAAACGCAATTTGGAGGGTGCTTGGTGTGGTATGTGATTATAATCGGTGGGAACTAGAATCAG GTCAAATTCTGATCGATAAACGCGGTAACGGAGGGCTGAATCTCGCTGCCCTACACGTGGCAGTTCATATGGCTCACGAGCAGTCTTTTTATTATATGCTAAGTGGgggagacaag GATACTTTT CGGTACGCGTTTTGGGCGTTGGGTCTGGATTATACCCCTGCCCCCTCGGTGGCTGTCATCCCTCGGGGCGGTGTTGGGATGTTACAG TATGGAATATCTGAACCCCCGAAGCCCCAATTTGCTCATTGA
- a CDS encoding histone demethylase JARID1, with protein MSSSVTTRGSGRGRGRGRGRASETTSTVPIATWTSSLDIPVDGATPIDDDRTPVAAAPTVGNGNGNGSGNASGNGNGTSGPPVYESKRAPRKSKTEAMAAINQRSMSPESRLRQTMNIPAPKLNPRFDMSTVNTKSVPPPRTTPRLMGLEECPVFYPTADEFRDPMTYIRSIHEKAVPHGIIKIVPPQDWEMPFTFRFKTRLQRLNSIEASSRAKMSFLEQLYRYHDQGANRPSVPLINHQPLDLWLLRREVQRRGGYDTVSRNKLWGDVQRAMGYTGPSVLAAQLKAAYTRIISPYEVFRAQVRHDPSPNRDRRVQPRGLPVAPADLVSFHLPPPHPPSPLTPSSSPLSEPPDDADPQASQAAGADLLPKTVPGPSMTFDNTPLPNPDPPAPPVRKGEMCELCLKGDRDTEMLLCDGCDEGFHMSCLDPPLDAVPKGSWFCHTCMFGNNDYGFDEGDEHSLTSFQQRDQFRKSWFEKHPPSGEDPTRIPIGDSDIKVSEDDVEREFWRLVQSSHETVEVEYGADVHSTTHGSAMPSVESHPRDPYSRDPWNVNNLPILQDSMLRYIKSDISGMTVPWTYVGMLFHILLAQRGPLYIQSQLYALGRDENMKRRTCSRPSPILFQLVTLMNPDRLRKAGVRVFACNQRPGEFVVTLPKAYHAGFNHGLNFNEAVNFALPEWLPLGLECAKRYQEHRKLPVFSHDELLVTVVQHALSVNNAQWLLPNFKEMVDRELEQRAILVSQPGGILGETLDESDRPEEQYQCSTKVSDDWLQDTLNDIEAKARAPTLWRERFVEVVTGPDLPSVSVLRQLVTEGEALEIPMMELKALQRCVKRAAEWSDQATQLLDYVPPPPKKRSRTEHQFGIDDIQRLLDEIKKLGVDAPEKARLETLLEQVNDFQQKTRPLIRKIGNSDDTSPLEMFEELLTMGKNLRLELDELTKLEQLVARLQFFQILSTINDNGLTLDQVEELLLRGYEAQVPTDHKAMIELNRKATFGGEWKTRAVSILAQPRPTMQDLNQLVVPVQWIPTLPDILDKLDRARLKGREYEKRVEGYLRPQHRGQVSIDEANKCAVAALKEVFFQSAEELRVLSNEAKLWEKSCEDIFTGRYTPRTSKGTLEDIYAMREEGKSKFWAFKMPWFERLLKQLGQHDEWITRLPWTRPKHPALEMDAIQRDLSSTDLGNAPPPDETCTCLCIEPVVLGEGQSAADMEVVQCDHCLAKFHAKCIEGSCPFCDHHHWNGSMNKPRKFTYIQLVSLYKAAGEISRLFSNDYMTIARWGAHYKMRRSRATDHDVFATSRTTRIPRSRLTSQIRHFMRKLYRIQFDITPANNTSFGLSLAHLHRTIAMQPTPKTSKRRMNRKPKFVFKSEIDSKAEDGTRCLCGGAATPLNLELITCGKCMTLYHVACVAFSSLDDAPDPANRMDLPMYGSSIRLADDDPEEAAKFVDVKACLDNYSSKLIRRSLPSPHRTTITVQLPLCPGTNPDVDEPEPSPTTPSKPSNSSPGNHYPETRVRRHPMVKPSFDE; from the exons ATGAGCTCAAGCGTGACAACCCGAGGGAGCGGGCGGGGGCGGGGACGAGGGCGGGGACGAGCGTCGGAGACGACGAGCACAGTGCCGATAGCCACCTGGACGTCGTCCCTCGATATCCCCGTGGACGGTGCGACCCCGATCGACGACGACAGAACGCCCGTTGCCGCTGCTCCCACCGTCGGCAACGGCAACGGCAACGGGTCCGGCAATGCCAGCGGCAACGGCAACGGCACCTCAGGGCCTCCGGTCTACGAGAGCAAGCGCGCACCCCGCAAGTCCAAGACCGAGGCAATGGCGGCCATCAACCAGCGTTCAATGTCCCCTGAATCACGGCTCAGACAGACAATGAACATTCCCGCACCGAAACTGAACCCCCGATTCGACATGTCTACCGTCAACACCAAGTCTGTTCCGCCTCCGAGGACCACACCTCGTCTCATGGGCCTCGAAGAGTGTCCGGTCTTTTACCCAACTGCAGACGAGTTCCGTGACCCAATGACTTACATTCGCTCCATCCATGAAAAGGCTGTCCCCCATGGCATCATAAAGATTGTCCCTCCCCAAGATTGGGAAATGCCGTTT ACTTTCCGCTTCAAAACACGACTCCAGCGTCTAAACTCGATCGAGGCCTCGTCCCGGGCCAAAATGTCATTTCTCGAGCAGCTCTACCGTTATCACGACCAGGGCGCTAACAGGCCTTCTGTCCCGCTGATTAATCATCAGCCTCTTGATCTCTGGCTTCTCCGTCGGGAAGTCCAGCGCAGGGGTGGGTACGACACA GTCTCGCGCAATAAACTATGGGGCGACGTTCAACGTGCCATGGGCTATACCGGCCCATCCGTCCTCGCCGCCCAGCTCAAGGCAGCATACACCCGTATCATCTCGCCATACGAAGTATTCCGCGCTCAAGTCCGCCATGACCCCTCACCCAATCGGGACAGACGTGTCCAACCCCGAGGTCTTCCGGTCGCACCAGCCGATCTCGTGTCTTTCCATCTACCGCCGCCACACCCCCCTTCCCCCCTCACCCCATCCTCTAGTCCCTTATCGGAACCTCCGGATGATGCCGATCCTCAAGCCTCACAAGCCGCCGGAGCGGAC CTCTTGCCCAAGACCGTGC CCGGTCCATCGATGACGTTTGATAATACTCCACTACCCAATCCGGATCCTCCTGCTCCACCCGTTCGGAAAGGCGAG ATGTGCGAGTTGTGCCTCAAGGGCGATCGTGATACCGAGATGTTACTGTGCGATGGTTGTGACGAAG GTTTCCACATGTCGTGCCTTGACCCGCCCCTGGATGCCGTCCCTAAAGGCAGTTGGTTCTGCCATACCTGCATGTTTGGGAATAACGACTACGGGTTTGACGAGGGTGACGAACACAGTTTGACGAGCTTTCAGCAGCGGGATCAGTTTCGAAAGAGTTGGTTTGAGAAGCATCCTCCCTCGGGCGAAGACCCGACTCGTATCCCGATTGGGGACTCGGATATCAAGGTGTCCGAGGACGATGTCGAACGCGAGTTTTGGAGGTTGGTTCAGTCGTCGCATGAGACTGTCGAAGTCGAGTATGGGGCGGACGTTCATTCTACGACGCACGGAAG CGCAATGCCATCTGTTGAATCTCATCCCCGCGACCCGTACTCGCGCGATCCATGGAACGTGAACAATTTACCCATACTTCAAGACTCGATGTTGCGATATATCAAGTCGGATATCTCAGGTATGACTGTCCCATGGACATATGTCGGCATGTTATTCCACATTCTGCTGGCACAACGAG GACCACTATACATACAGTCTCAACTATA TGCACTGGGGCGAGACGAAAACATG AAGCGCCGGACCTGTTCGAGGCCCAGCCCGATACTCTTCCAATTGGTCACGCTCATGAACCCTGATCGTCTGCGCAAAGCCGGGGTACGCGTCTTTGCGTGTAATCAGCGCCCTGGCGAGTTTGTGGTCACGTTACCCAAGGCGTATCACGCTGGATTTAACCATGGG TTGAATTTCAACGAAGCTGTGAATTTCGCCTTGCCCGAGTGGTTGCCGCTTGGCCTGGAGTGTGCAAAGAGGTATCAGGAGCATCGAAAGTTGCCGGTCTTCTCGCACGATGAGTTGTTGGTCACCGTGGTGCAACATGCGTTGTCTGTCAATAATGCTCAATG GCTCCTTCCCAACTTTAAAGAAATGGTCGACCGGGAACTTGAACAGCGTGCGATACTCGTCAGCCAACCCGGTGGTATACTTGGCGAAACGCTCGACGAATCCGACAGACCAGAAGAACAATACCAGTGCTCG ACGAAGGTTTCGGACGATTGGCTGCAGGACACGTTGAATGATATCGAGGCCAAGGCTCGTGCCCCGACTTTATGGCGCGAACGGTTCGTCGAGGTTGTTACGGGGCCAGACTTGCCGAGCGTGAGCGTGTTGAGGCAACTGGTCACCGAGGGCGAAGCGCTCGAAATTCCGATGATGGAGCTCAAGGCTCTGCAGCGGTGCGTGAAACGTGCGGCTGAGTGGTCGGACCAGGCGACGCAGCTGTTGGATTATGTCCCTCCCCCGCCCAAGAAACGATCTCGCACCGAACACCAATTCGGAATCGATGATATCCAGCGCCTCTTGGACGAGATTAAAAAACTAGGCGTCGACGCGCCCGAGAAAGCCCGGCTCGAAACTCTGCTCGAACAGGTCAATGATTTCCAACAAAAGACTCGTCCGTTGATTCGCAAGATCGGAAACTCGGACGATACGTCTCCGCTCGAGATGTTTGAGGAGCTTCTGACGATGGGCAAGAACCTCCGGCTCGAACTGGACGAACTGACCAAACTCGAGCAGCTCGTCGCGCGATTACAGTTTTTCCAAATCCTGTCGACTATCAACGACAACGGTCTCACCCTGGACCAAGTCGAAGAGCTGTTGTTGAGGGGGTACGAGGCTCAGGTTCCGACGGACCACAAGGCGATGATCGAGCTGAATCGCAAGGCGACGTTTGGGGGCGAGTGGAAGACCCGGGCGGTTTCGATTTTGGCCCAGCCGAGACCGACGATGCAGGATCTGAACCAGCTGGTAGTCCCCGTCCAGTGGATCCCGACGCTGCCCGACATTCTCGACAAGCTCGACCGGGCGCGGCTCAAGGGGAGGGAATATGAGAAGCGCGTCGAGGGGTACTTGAGGCCACAGCATCGAGGACAGGTGTCGATCGACGAGGCGAACAAGTGTGCGGTGGCCGCGCTCAAGGAGGTATTTTTCCAATCGGCTGAAGAGCTGAGGGTGCTCTCGAACGAAGCAAAGCTATGGGAAAAGTCGTGCGAGGATATATTCACCGGTCGGTACACGCCGCGAACGAGCAAAGGCACGCTCGAAGATATTTACGCCATGCGAGAAGAGGGTAAAAGCAAGTTTTGGGCGTTCAAGATGCCGTGGTTCGAGCGACTTTTGAAGCAGCTTGGGCAACATGACGAATGGATCACGCGTCTTCCCTGGACGCGACCAAAGCATCCCGCACTCGAGATGGACGCCATCCAGAGGGATTTGTCCAGTACTGATTTGGGGAACGCTCCGCCTCCAGACGAGACGTGTACGTGTCTTTGCATCGAGCCTGTCGTCTTGGGCGAGGGCCAGTCCGCGGCGGATATGGAAGTTGTCCAGTGCGACCATTGTCTTGCGAAATTCCACGCCAAGTGTATCGAGGGCTCGTGTCCATTTTGCGACCACCATCACTGGAACGGGTCGATGAATAAACCACGCAAGTTTACATACATCCAACTCGTCTCGCTCTACAAGGCCGCGGGCGAGATCAGCCGTTTGTTCTCAAATGACTATATGACTATCGCAAGATGGGGGGCTCATTATAAAATGCGACGATCTCGCGCGACCGATCATGACGTTTTTGCGACAAGTCGGACAACAAGGATCCCCCGATCCCGCCTCACTTCCCAGATTCGTCACTTTATGCGCAAGCTGTATCGAATCCAATTCGACATCACTCCTGCGAATAATACCAGCTTCGGACTCTCCCTTGCCCATTTGCACCGAACGATCGCGATGCAGCCGACGCCCAAGACGTCCAAGCGTCGCATGAACCGTAAACCGAAGTTTGTGTTCAAGTCCGAGATTGATTCCAAGGCCGAGGATGGGACGAGGTGTTTGTGCGGCGGAGCGGCGACCCCGCTTAATCTCGAGTTGATTACATGCGGAAAGTGCATGACGCTCTATCATGTTGCGTGTGTGGCGTTTAGTAGTTTGGATGACGCGCCAGATCC GGCAAACCGTATGGACCTGCCGATGTACGGGTCAAGTATCCG GTTAGCAGATGATGATCCTGAAGAAGCTGCTAAATTTGTCGACGTCAAGGCGTGCTTGGATAATTATAGTTCGAAGCTCATTCGTCGCAGTCTACCATCACCCCATCGCACGACAATCACTGTCCAGCTACCACTTTGTCCCGGCACGAACCCTGATGTGGACGAGCCTGAACCATCACCCACGACTCCTAGCAAGCCATCCAACAGCTCTCCCGGAAATCACTATCCGGAAACTCGAGTCAGGAGACACCCAATGGTCAAACCGTCGTTCGACGAGTAA
- a CDS encoding 20S-pre-rRNA D-site endonuclease NOB1 translates to MVGATPTPNVGTLVLDAGPLLSLTPLRGLASRYVTVPQVIAELKDPRVREHLERLELTSGIKLEVLNPDATSLAKVTAFSKKTGDYSVLSAADLRIVALTCSLHEKVTQPDATLDAQAATTSEASAESNLTEPRSTDMAHGEPDSPENTNRAEEPQSTIDRSESTDEEAPEFERLPLDAEVDTHPNTKPNEQVPALPLYEDPPSEDDGEGEWITPENVSKHKSRAVQSYSSADNKQNEKKTNKVVSPTKMDVACMTADYAMQNVLLQMGLNLVGTEGRRVASVKSWVLRCHACFKICRDNTKKFCPTCGNATLLRTSVTTTGPGADGSEPTFQVHLKKNFQFKNRGTKYSIPSPKPGAAKGGAGSTNIILREDQVEFQKGVHQEAVRQRKEQKRVDRALAGGKGTGMSWDDPDWIPEILTGTRRPGGNKGSSTGTPGDTASANGSSINTPLTSVPGSVNASTDDLTSMAKLAIATDRYGLMGENGSGKSTFLQSLAERDIEIPEHIDIYLVRGEADPSETNAIDYIIASAKEKVARLEKQIEDLSVADQVDDLALDALHEELEELDPSTFEVKAGSILHGLGFSQTMMKKPTKDMSGGWRMRVSLARALFVKPHLLLLDEPTNHLDLGAVVWLEAYLSTYNHILSLYGQHLYKHYGLNAQKELVYYGGNYTTYVRTKAENEVNQMKAYHKQQEEIAHIKKFIASAGTYANLVKQAKSKQKVGLTVVVVPP, encoded by the exons ATGGTTGGagccactcccactcccaacgTTGGAACGCTTGTGCTAGATGCTGGGCCACTACTTTCCCTAACGCCTTTACGAGGCCTGGCTAGTCGATATGTTACCGTCCCTCAGGTTATTGCAGAACTCAAGGACCCTCGTGTTCGCGAACACCTCGAGAGGCTGGAACTGACGTCTGGTATCAAACTCGAGGTCCTCAACCCTGATGCGACTTCATTGGCCAAGG TAACCGCATTCTCCAAAAAGACTGGAGACTACAGCGTGTTATCTGCCGCAGACCTGAGAATCGTGGCTTTGACATGTTCCTTGCATGAGAAAGTTACTCAGCCTGATGCCACTTTG GATGCGCAGGCAGCTACAACATCTGAGGCTTCGGCTGAGAGCAATTTGACGGAGCCGAGGTCTACGGATATGGCTCACGGCGAGCCGGATTCGCCCGAGAATACCAACAGAGCAGAGGAACCCCAATCTACCATTGATCGCTCCGAGTCGACAGACGAAGAAGCACCAGAATTCGAACGCCTACCCTTGGATGCAGAAGTCGACACGCACCCAAACACCAAGCCTAATGAACAAGTCCCTGCCCTACCATTATACGAGGACCCGCCCAGCGAAGACGATGGCGAAGGTGAATGGATTACGCCTGAGAATGTATCCAAGCACAAATCGCGAGCTGTACAGTCATATTCTTCGGCTGACAATAAGCAAAATGAGAAAAaaaccaacaaggttgtaTCTCCCACGAAGATGGATGTTGCATGCATGACCGCTGATTATGCTATGCAAAACGTGTTACTTCAAATGGGCCTGAACTTGGTGGGAACCGAAGGTCGACGCGTGGCAAGCGTGAAGAGCTGGGTACTAAGGTGTCACGCATGTTTCAA GATTTGTAGAGATAACACGAAGAAGTTCTGTCCGACATGTGGGAACGCAACCCTACTTCGTACTTCGGTTACGACCACTGGGCCGGGTGCGGACGGGTCTGAGCCTACCTTTCAGGTTCACCTAAAAAAGAATTTCCAGTTCAAGAACCGTGGTACAAAGTACAGTATTCCCTCCCCAAAACCTGGGGCAGCAAAAGGTGGTGCAGGAAGCACGAACATCATCCTTCGCGAAGACCAGGTAGAATTTCAGAAAGGCGTACATCAGGAGGCCGTCAGGCAGCGAAAGGAACAAAAACGGGTCGACCGAGCTTTGGCTGGAGGCAAAGGAACTGGCATGAGTTGGGATGACCCCGATTG GATTCCCGAGATCCTGACTGGCACCCGTCGGCCAGGCG gcaacaagggctcTTCTACTGGCACACCCGGGGACACCGCCTCTGCCAATGGATCCAGCATTAATACGCCGCTCACAAGTGTTCCCGGCTCTGTCAATGCGAGCACAGATGATTTGACTAGCATGGCTAAGCTTGCCATTGCAACCGACCG ATACGGTCTTATGGGCGAGAATGGTTCGGGTAAATCGACGTTCCTCCAGTCTCTGGCTGAACGAGATATTGAAATCCCCGAGCATATTGAT ATCTATCTTGTTCGAGGAGAAGCAGACCCTTCGGAAACAAACGCTATTGATTACATCATCGCGTCAGCTAAGGAGAAAGTCGCTCGGCTTGAGAAGCAAATCGAAGATCTCAGTGTAGCTGACCAGGTTGACGACCTCGCTCTCGACGCTCTTCACGAGGAACTCGAGGAGCTTGATCCCTCGACTTTTGAA GTGAAAGCAGGAAGCATTCTTCACGGTCTCGGATTTTCTCAAACGATGATGAAAAAACCCACAAAGGATATGTCCGGTGGATGGAGAATGCGTGTCTCCCTGGCTCGTGCCTTGTTCGTGAAACCCCACCTTCTATTGCTAG ATGAGCCCA CCAATCACCTGGATCTCGGCGCGGTTGTGTGGCTTGAAGCTTATCTTAGCACCTATAACCATATTCTGTC ACTTTATGGACAGCATTTGTACAAACATTATGGACTTAACGCCCAAAAAGAG TTGGTGTATTATGGCGGTAACTATACGACATACGTACGTACAAAGGCCGAAAACGAAGTCAATCAAATGAAGGCGTACCACaaacaacaagaagaaaTCGCACATATCAAGAAATTCATTGCCAGTGCGGGAACTTACGCAAACTTAGTGAAACAAGCGAAGAGCAAACAAAAGGTTGGGCTCACTGTAGTGGTAGTTCCGCCATAA